A single region of the Oncorhynchus kisutch isolate 150728-3 linkage group LG30, Okis_V2, whole genome shotgun sequence genome encodes:
- the basp1 gene encoding brain acid soluble protein 1 homolog, producing the protein MGGKLSKKKKGYNVNDEKDKDAKPEGATAEEGDPQNDKKDESPAPAETTEIDNDTKDVPATDTTMTKEEEKGASPPPKEPEKPAAEPKAEVSKAAEVTDPAPIAKEKPAAPAKEPAPSTKEAAQAPEVKAQAPAPPAAQAESKDEADAKKTEAPAVPAAKAEAAPVAAAPQAKPTEATAAVPAKEAPTEPAALVKEANATEAPVPSKDQTVEVQD; encoded by the coding sequence ATGGGAGGCAAGCTCAGCAAAAAGAAGAAGGGATACAATGTAAACGATGAGAAGGACAAGGATGCCAAACCAGAGGGTGCAACAGCTGAGGAGGGCGACCCTCAGAACGACAAAAAGGACGAGTCCCCTGCTCCTGCCGAGACCACCGAGATAGATAACGACACAAAGGATGTGCCCGCAACCGATACCACGATGACCAAGGAGGAAGAAAAGGGCGCCTCCCCTCCCCCCAAGGAGCCGGAAAAACCTGCAGCAGAGCCCAAAGCGGAGGTGTCTAAGGCTGCGGAAGTCACCGACCCTGCCCCCATAGCCAAGGAGAAACCAGCCGCCCCTGCGAAAGAGCCAGCCCCCTCCACTAAGGAAGCCGCCCAAGCTCCAGAGGTCAAGGCCCAGGCGCCTGCACCACCCGCAGCCCAGGCTGAAAGCAAAGACGAGGCCGACGCTAAAAAGACTGAGGCCCCCGCAGTACCAGCGGCTAAAGCCGAGGCGGCCCCTGTTGCTGCTGCCCCCCAGGCCAAGCCCACAGAAGCAACAGCGGCGGTCCCGGCCAAGGAAGCCCCCACTGAGCCCGCTGCACTGGTCAAGGAGGCCAATGCCACAGAGGCCCCAGTTCCAAGCAAGGATCAAACCGTAGAAGTTCAAGATTAA